A genomic window from Thermococcus nautili includes:
- a CDS encoding ribonuclease P protein component 2, with translation MREKPKYLPPTLREKHRYIAFQLIGERPFRKDEVKKAIWEASLSALGVLGSAKAKPWFIRFDEKSQTGIVRVDRKHVEELRFALTLVTEINGSKAIFRTLGVSGTIKRLKRKFLAEFGWR, from the coding sequence ATGAGGGAGAAGCCGAAGTACCTGCCCCCGACGCTCCGCGAGAAGCACCGCTACATTGCCTTCCAGCTGATTGGGGAGAGGCCCTTCCGGAAGGACGAGGTTAAGAAGGCAATATGGGAGGCGAGCCTCTCAGCGCTCGGAGTTCTTGGCTCGGCCAAAGCAAAACCCTGGTTCATACGCTTCGATGAAAAGAGCCAGACCGGAATCGTCAGGGTTGACAGGAAGCATGTGGAAGAGCTCAGATTTGCCCTAACCCTCGTGACGGAGATAAACGGCTCGAAGGCAATCTTCAGGACGCTCGGGGTTTCAGGGACGATAAAAAGGCTGAAGAGAAAGTTTTTAGCCGAATTCGGCTGGCGTTAG
- a CDS encoding radical SAM protein, producing MVWETPYLSYAVRELPKGCQLCVRGEKLVLFTTGKCPRDCFYCPLSPWRREDVVYANERPVKSVDDVIEEAMIQEAKGAGVTGGDPLARLDRTVQYIRALKEAFGEDFHVHLYTTGALATKKNLEKLYDAGLDEIRFHPDLFNPNSKLFKVEIENIKNAFDFDWDVGGEIPSVPGQFERMKWYAEFLDSLGAKFLNVNELEFSETNLRNLLDRGYRPISDESSAIKGSLELGLKLLEWGEENTSLSYHLCTAKLKDAVQLRNRLRRMARNVAKPYMEITEDGTLRFGIAEYDDLDELYEFLVSEAEVPEEWLHINREKGRIEMPEEVALELAEAVEGDVRFFIVEEYPTFDRIEVERIPLP from the coding sequence ATGGTATGGGAGACCCCTTACTTATCATACGCCGTGAGGGAACTTCCGAAGGGCTGTCAGCTCTGCGTTAGGGGTGAGAAGCTCGTTCTCTTCACCACAGGGAAGTGCCCGAGGGACTGCTTCTACTGCCCGCTGAGCCCCTGGAGGAGGGAAGATGTTGTTTACGCCAACGAAAGGCCCGTTAAGAGCGTTGATGACGTCATCGAGGAAGCTATGATTCAGGAGGCAAAAGGTGCGGGCGTCACCGGCGGAGACCCCCTCGCGAGGCTCGACAGGACCGTTCAATACATACGCGCCCTCAAGGAGGCCTTTGGCGAGGACTTTCACGTTCACCTCTACACCACCGGCGCTTTGGCCACGAAGAAGAACCTTGAGAAGCTCTACGATGCAGGCCTCGACGAGATACGCTTCCACCCCGACCTCTTCAACCCAAACTCGAAGCTCTTCAAGGTGGAAATCGAGAACATAAAGAACGCCTTCGACTTCGACTGGGACGTCGGCGGGGAGATTCCCTCCGTCCCGGGCCAGTTTGAGAGGATGAAGTGGTACGCCGAATTCCTCGACAGCCTCGGCGCGAAGTTCCTCAACGTGAACGAGCTGGAGTTCAGCGAGACCAACCTCAGAAACCTCCTCGACAGGGGTTACAGGCCGATAAGCGACGAGAGTTCCGCCATCAAGGGTTCACTCGAACTCGGTCTCAAACTCCTCGAGTGGGGCGAAGAAAATACCTCGCTGAGCTACCACCTCTGCACCGCGAAGCTCAAGGACGCCGTCCAGCTCAGGAACCGGTTGCGGAGGATGGCGAGGAACGTTGCAAAGCCATACATGGAAATTACCGAGGACGGAACGCTCCGCTTCGGGATTGCTGAATACGACGACCTCGACGAGCTTTACGAGTTCCTCGTCAGCGAGGCCGAAGTTCCGGAGGAGTGGCTGCACATCAACCGCGAGAAGGGCAGAATAGAGATGCCCGAGGAGGTGGCTTTAGAGCTGGCCGAGGCCGTCGAAGGCGACGTGAGGTTCTTCATCGTGGAGGAGTACCCGACCTTCGACCGGATTGAGGTCGAGAGGATTCCTCTACCCTGA
- a CDS encoding AAA family ATPase, giving the protein MLFDLRPKERREEIFDREKEFRELEKSVERYPLTLLLGIRRVGKSSILRAYLNENPGILIDCRELYAESGHITKEDLIREIQSKRGPLQRTLARFRVKLNLRFLEVEPDDASLREVFRELNELGEKTGRFIIAFDEAQYLRFYGSRGGKELLALFAHTYDSLPNLRIILTGSEVGLLHDFLGIDDYESPLYGRVGGEIYVRPFDEKNSKEFLRTGFREAGLDVSEDTIDRAVSILDGIPGWLVLFGVKYLETKDFEKAMEATLNVAKGLLFGELGELERRSRRYTEILRAIALGYNRWSLIRDYLAVKGMKTPEPRLYELLKNLKKMGWIEENGEYRLADPVVKLILRES; this is encoded by the coding sequence GTGCTGTTCGACCTCAGGCCAAAGGAGAGGAGAGAGGAGATTTTTGACAGGGAAAAGGAGTTCAGAGAGCTTGAGAAAAGCGTTGAGCGCTATCCTTTAACTCTCCTTCTCGGAATAAGGCGCGTGGGCAAGAGCTCGATACTCAGGGCTTACCTCAACGAGAACCCCGGGATTCTGATAGACTGCAGGGAGCTCTACGCCGAGAGCGGGCACATAACGAAGGAAGACCTCATAAGGGAAATTCAGTCAAAAAGGGGACCCCTCCAGAGAACCCTTGCCCGGTTCAGGGTAAAGCTGAACCTCCGGTTTCTTGAGGTAGAACCCGATGACGCCTCGCTGAGGGAGGTCTTCAGGGAGCTGAACGAGCTCGGTGAAAAAACCGGGAGGTTCATAATAGCCTTTGACGAGGCCCAGTACCTGCGCTTCTACGGCTCACGGGGCGGGAAGGAGCTCTTAGCTTTGTTTGCCCACACCTACGACAGTCTGCCGAACCTCCGAATTATCCTGACCGGCTCGGAAGTCGGCCTGCTCCACGACTTTCTTGGCATAGACGACTACGAGAGCCCGCTTTATGGCAGGGTTGGAGGCGAAATCTACGTCAGGCCCTTCGACGAAAAAAACTCAAAGGAGTTCCTGAGAACAGGCTTTAGAGAAGCTGGTCTTGATGTGTCTGAGGACACCATAGACCGCGCCGTATCAATCCTTGACGGAATCCCTGGCTGGCTCGTCCTCTTCGGCGTGAAATACCTTGAAACGAAAGACTTCGAAAAGGCAATGGAGGCGACGCTCAACGTTGCAAAGGGCCTGCTGTTCGGTGAGCTGGGGGAGCTTGAAAGGAGGAGCAGGAGGTACACGGAGATTTTACGGGCGATAGCCCTCGGCTACAACAGGTGGAGCCTGATAAGGGACTACCTCGCCGTGAAGGGCATGAAAACTCCAGAACCGAGGCTGTATGAACTTCTCAAGAACCTGAAGAAGATGGGATGGATTGAGGAGAATGGGGAGTACAGACTGGCCGACCCCGTGGTCAAGCTAATCCTGAGAGAGTCGTAG
- a CDS encoding antitoxin VapB family protein, whose protein sequence is MGKTITIADDVYYELVKMKGNKSFSELLRELIGKKKKGNLDVLMIAFGTRTPKELEELKKELKEVEEWMDSWTPAW, encoded by the coding sequence TTGGGCAAGACAATTACGATAGCCGATGACGTTTACTATGAGCTCGTCAAGATGAAGGGCAACAAGAGCTTTTCCGAGCTTTTGAGAGAGCTCATAGGCAAGAAAAAGAAGGGAAATCTCGACGTGCTGATGATAGCCTTTGGAACGAGAACCCCCAAGGAGCTTGAAGAGCTCAAGAAAGAACTGAAGGAGGTTGAAGAATGGATGGACTCCTGGACACCAGCGTGGTAA
- a CDS encoding type II toxin-antitoxin system VapC family toxin — translation MDGLLDTSVVIELFGGNRKVVEELYQEGNREYHLPTIVLFELHCGHLKEREELMLEMMPKVKFDENSAKIAGAIFRDLMKKGKRPPLKDLLIASTAIAHNATLYTCDEDFKRFEEYGLRVKILEK, via the coding sequence ATGGATGGACTCCTGGACACCAGCGTGGTAATTGAGCTCTTTGGCGGGAACAGAAAGGTCGTAGAAGAACTTTACCAGGAAGGAAACAGAGAGTATCATCTACCAACCATTGTTCTCTTTGAGCTTCACTGCGGTCACCTGAAAGAGCGGGAGGAGCTCATGCTTGAGATGATGCCCAAGGTTAAGTTCGATGAGAACTCCGCAAAGATAGCCGGGGCGATTTTCAGAGACCTCATGAAGAAGGGAAAACGACCTCCCCTGAAAGACCTCCTCATAGCTTCCACTGCCATAGCCCACAACGCAACGCTCTACACCTGTGATGAGGACTTCAAGCGCTTCGAGGAGTACGGGCTGAGGGTGAAAATTTTGGAGAAATGA
- the ileS gene encoding isoleucine--tRNA ligase gives MIKEPEFREYNPGKLEEKIEAFWKENDTYEKVKASRANGPKYYFLDGPPYVSGAIHLGTAWNKIIKDMIIRFRTMQGYNVRRQPGFDMHGLPIEVKVEQALGLKTKKDIETEIGVDNFIKKCKEFALNNLKVMTEQFKMLGIWMDWDNPYMTIKNEYIESGWFTLKKAWEKGLLEKDKRVLHWCPRCETALAEHEVRGEYKVRKDPSIYVKFPVEGRDREYLLIWTTTPWTLPANLAVTVHPEYDYARVRVETENGEEYWIIAKALVERVLSEVGVKGEVVEEFKGEELEGVRYVHVLLDEYPRQREFRERYEWAHRVILGEHVTLEDGTGLVHTAPGHGEEDFEVGQKYGLPVYSPVDDQGRYTEGRWKGVYVKDADPEIIEHLKEKGYLVKAGTIEHKYPHCWRCKTPLIFRATDQWFLKVSKVKDKIIKENDEKVTWYPDWVKVRYDNGVMNSGDWVISRQRYWGIPLPIWQSEDGEIYVVGSFEELVKLAVAIEVNGERVELPEDYNEKLRVIEEKLGPEDLHRPYVDAFIIRVNGKEMRRVKDVVDVWFDSGIASWASLDYPRNRELFEKLWPADFIVEGEDQVTKWFYSQQAASVIAFDTVPYRKVAMHGYVLDEKGDKMSKSLGNIIRPEEVVQREGRDPFRFYMLWATNPWENLRFSWKGLAQVKRMLNILWNVYVLSATYMSLDNFDPTKLKPEELPFREEDKWILSRVNGLIKDVEEGIETFRLTKATRAIYNFVVEDLSRWYVRLIRKRMWVEGDDPDKLAAYYTVWKVFDVLLRLMAPFTPYIAEEIYQNMLRPFLGMESVHMLDWPKPDEKAIDEELEREMEAVRKIVEAGSSARQRAKIKLRYPVRRIIVETEDGTVKRAVERLNRILRDQLNAKEVVVGKVERELVIKPNFAKVGPEFKGDAKLVIAWINEHGRELYEKGEMDVEIEGKTFHLTREHLSIEEKLPDFFVSEEFEGGRVFVDKTLTRELLAEGLAREFVRRIQEMRKRLDLDVNDRIVVTIETTDENRELLSENLDYIKKETRATEVIFGEAKGYVVEWPEVQAKIGIEKVED, from the coding sequence ATGATTAAGGAGCCGGAGTTTAGGGAATACAACCCAGGCAAGCTGGAGGAGAAGATAGAGGCCTTTTGGAAGGAGAACGACACCTACGAGAAGGTCAAGGCCAGCAGGGCGAACGGCCCGAAGTACTACTTCCTCGACGGACCGCCGTACGTGAGCGGTGCGATACACCTTGGAACGGCCTGGAACAAGATAATCAAAGACATGATAATCCGCTTCAGGACTATGCAGGGCTACAACGTTCGCAGGCAGCCGGGCTTCGACATGCACGGCCTGCCGATAGAGGTCAAGGTCGAGCAGGCCCTCGGCCTTAAGACCAAGAAGGACATCGAGACCGAGATAGGCGTTGACAACTTCATCAAGAAGTGTAAGGAGTTCGCCCTCAACAACCTCAAGGTCATGACCGAGCAGTTCAAGATGCTCGGAATCTGGATGGACTGGGACAACCCCTACATGACGATAAAGAACGAGTACATCGAATCGGGCTGGTTTACCCTCAAGAAAGCCTGGGAGAAGGGTCTCCTCGAGAAGGACAAGCGCGTCCTCCACTGGTGCCCGCGCTGTGAAACCGCTCTGGCCGAGCACGAGGTTCGCGGTGAGTACAAGGTCAGGAAGGACCCGAGCATCTACGTCAAGTTCCCGGTCGAGGGCAGGGATAGGGAATACCTCCTCATCTGGACTACCACACCCTGGACTCTCCCGGCCAACTTAGCCGTTACAGTTCACCCCGAGTACGACTACGCAAGGGTTAGGGTCGAGACCGAGAACGGCGAGGAGTACTGGATAATCGCGAAGGCCCTCGTCGAGCGCGTTCTGAGCGAGGTTGGGGTCAAGGGTGAGGTGGTCGAGGAGTTCAAGGGCGAGGAGCTTGAGGGAGTGAGATACGTTCACGTCCTTCTCGATGAGTATCCGAGACAGAGGGAGTTCCGCGAGAGGTACGAGTGGGCGCACCGCGTAATCCTCGGCGAGCACGTCACGCTTGAGGACGGTACCGGATTGGTTCACACCGCGCCGGGCCACGGTGAAGAGGACTTCGAGGTCGGGCAGAAGTACGGTCTGCCGGTTTACAGCCCGGTCGACGACCAGGGTCGCTACACCGAGGGCAGGTGGAAGGGCGTCTATGTGAAGGACGCCGACCCGGAGATAATCGAGCACCTCAAGGAGAAGGGCTACCTCGTTAAGGCCGGAACGATAGAGCACAAGTATCCGCACTGCTGGCGCTGTAAGACCCCGCTGATTTTCAGGGCAACAGACCAGTGGTTCCTCAAGGTCAGCAAGGTGAAGGACAAGATAATCAAGGAGAACGACGAGAAGGTCACCTGGTATCCTGACTGGGTGAAGGTTAGATACGACAACGGCGTCATGAACTCGGGCGACTGGGTCATAAGCAGGCAGAGGTACTGGGGAATACCGCTCCCGATATGGCAGAGCGAGGACGGCGAGATATACGTCGTTGGAAGCTTTGAGGAGCTTGTCAAGCTCGCCGTTGCGATAGAGGTTAACGGCGAGCGCGTTGAACTCCCGGAGGACTACAACGAGAAGCTCAGGGTCATAGAGGAGAAGCTTGGCCCGGAGGACCTGCACAGGCCCTACGTCGATGCCTTCATCATAAGGGTCAACGGCAAGGAGATGAGAAGAGTAAAGGACGTCGTTGACGTCTGGTTCGACAGCGGAATAGCAAGCTGGGCGTCGCTCGACTATCCAAGGAACAGGGAGCTCTTTGAGAAGCTCTGGCCGGCCGACTTCATAGTCGAAGGTGAAGACCAGGTTACGAAGTGGTTCTACTCCCAGCAGGCCGCCAGCGTCATAGCCTTCGACACCGTGCCGTACAGGAAGGTGGCCATGCACGGCTACGTCTTGGATGAAAAGGGCGACAAGATGAGCAAGAGCCTCGGCAACATCATAAGGCCCGAGGAGGTCGTCCAGAGGGAAGGCAGAGACCCGTTCAGGTTCTACATGCTCTGGGCCACCAACCCCTGGGAGAACCTCCGCTTCAGCTGGAAGGGCCTAGCTCAGGTCAAGAGGATGCTCAACATACTCTGGAACGTCTACGTGCTCAGCGCGACCTACATGAGCCTCGACAACTTCGACCCGACCAAGCTCAAGCCAGAGGAGCTTCCGTTCCGTGAGGAGGATAAGTGGATACTCAGCAGGGTCAACGGACTCATAAAGGACGTGGAGGAGGGAATAGAGACCTTCAGGCTGACGAAAGCGACGAGAGCAATCTACAACTTCGTCGTCGAGGACCTGAGCAGGTGGTACGTTCGCTTAATCAGGAAGCGCATGTGGGTCGAGGGCGACGACCCAGACAAGTTAGCTGCATACTACACCGTCTGGAAGGTCTTCGACGTCCTGCTGAGGCTGATGGCACCGTTTACACCGTACATAGCCGAGGAGATATACCAGAACATGCTCAGGCCGTTCCTCGGCATGGAGAGCGTCCACATGCTCGACTGGCCGAAGCCCGACGAGAAGGCCATAGACGAGGAGCTTGAGCGCGAGATGGAGGCGGTAAGGAAGATAGTCGAGGCGGGCTCAAGCGCCAGGCAGAGGGCCAAGATAAAGCTCCGCTACCCGGTCAGGAGAATAATCGTCGAGACCGAGGACGGGACAGTAAAGAGGGCCGTCGAGAGGCTCAACAGAATCCTGCGCGACCAGCTCAACGCCAAAGAAGTGGTCGTCGGAAAGGTCGAGCGCGAGCTCGTCATAAAGCCGAACTTCGCGAAAGTTGGCCCGGAGTTCAAGGGCGACGCAAAGCTCGTGATAGCCTGGATAAACGAGCACGGAAGGGAACTCTACGAGAAGGGCGAGATGGACGTAGAAATCGAGGGCAAGACCTTCCACCTCACGAGGGAGCACCTGAGCATAGAAGAGAAGCTGCCGGACTTCTTTGTCAGTGAGGAGTTCGAGGGCGGAAGGGTCTTCGTGGACAAGACCCTCACCAGAGAGCTCCTCGCCGAAGGCCTCGCCAGGGAGTTCGTCAGAAGGATACAGGAGATGCGCAAGCGCCTTGACCTCGACGTGAACGACAGAATCGTCGTCACCATAGAGACCACCGACGAGAACCGCGAACTGCTCAGCGAGAACCTCGACTACATAAAGAAGGAGACGAGGGCGACCGAGGTAATCTTCGGAGAGGCCAAGGGCTACGTCGTCGAGTGGCCCGAGGTCCAGGCGAAGATAGGGATTGAGAAGGTTGAAGATTGA